The following nucleotide sequence is from Deltaproteobacteria bacterium.
AGGACGGTTTGAAAATCGACGGCGCATGCCATTGCGGCAATGTCACTTATACGGCGGAAATCGATCCGGAGGAAGTTGGCATCTGCCACTGCACCGACTGTCAAACTCTTTCAGGCACAGCGTTTCGCGTGAGTGTGGCGGCGACCAGAGAAAATTTCGACCTGAAGGGCACGATCAAAGTCTATGTGAAGACCGCGGAGAGCGGCGCGAAGCGCGCGCAAGGTTTCTGCCCGGAGTGCGGCACGCCGATCTATGCAACCGCTGCCGAGAATCCGCAGGTTTATAACATCCGCCTCGGCACGGCGCATCAGCGCGATGTGCTGCGGCCCAAAGCTCAGGGCTGGTATCGCTCCGCGCGCTCGTGGGTGAACGATCTGCCATCGATTCCACGCTTTGAAAAACAGCGAAACGGTTGAGCTTCAATGTTCGAAGACGGCGACGCTTATAACCGCCAGATGGCGCCGCTGTTTATCGATTTTATCGACCACGTTCTCTCGCCCTTTGGGATGAATAAGCACCGGGGGAAGGTTTAA
It contains:
- a CDS encoding GFA family protein translates to MKIDGACHCGNVTYTAEIDPEEVGICHCTDCQTLSGTAFRVSVAATRENFDLKGTIKVYVKTAESGAKRAQGFCPECGTPIYATAAENPQVYNIRLGTAHQRDVLRPKAQGWYRSARSWVNDLPSIPRFEKQRNG